In one Lycium barbarum isolate Lr01 chromosome 7, ASM1917538v2, whole genome shotgun sequence genomic region, the following are encoded:
- the LOC132602142 gene encoding uncharacterized protein LOC132602142, producing MHQNIPVITNKLEKILPPGFFDVMEHLPIHLAYEARLGGPVQYRWMYPFERSIGKLKRDIKQKSKVEGSMCEVYLAKETSHFCSYYFQNDVPCLRNRPNRHYDGGVNNSLLKPILIFNRPGDGPKKRERPLNQMEYKSASTHILLNCPEVQPYYE from the exons ATGCATCAGAATATTCCTGTTATCACAAATAAGTTGGAGAAAATTCTTCCACCGGGGTTCtttgatgtgatggaacatcttccaaTTCACCTTGCATACGAAGCCCGGCTCGGAGGCCCAGTTCAATATAGGTGGATGTATCCCTTCGAGAG GTCTATTGGTAAGTTAAAAAGGGATATCAAGCAAAAATCGAAAGTGGAAGGCTCAATGTGCGAAGTTTATCTTGCCAAGGAAACATCCCATTTCTGTTCTTACTACTTTCAGAACGATGTGCCTTGTTTGAGAAATAGGCCTAATCGACACTATGATGGAGGTGTGAATAACTCTTTATTGAAGCCGATATTGATCTTCAATCGACCAGGTGATGGGCCCAAAAAACGTGAGAGACCATTGAATCAAATGGAGTATAAATCAGCTTCGACACATATCTTGTTAAATTGCCCAGAAGTTCAACCTTATTATGAGTAA